In one window of Ptiloglossa arizonensis isolate GNS036 chromosome 5, iyPtiAriz1_principal, whole genome shotgun sequence DNA:
- the LOC143146626 gene encoding uncharacterized protein LOC143146626 isoform X3, which yields MLQSTSKTSIVALTNYSLLMLLKRTLLSTLLREAGISVPAEPALEKISPLKWSNKINVGDAEKYFSKIEEIKSSENRREKSADLKVPSKRKSVNSSQSSNKKLVQKGDASKNMNSSIENQENRVNCANSKNDNSDTTDNVSETGSKEPECCQTNTSSDVTAPCQLNGKTNNALQKAESQKKIKKKAKKKDGKKSLTPCINNSVTNLTPNTLILSGGKLMPLVTPMASNIVVNTQQQPANPIILSNTQQSQMIVMQPLTNRVQNSVVSICNQALINTVQKVTLNTVPNIRANMVVDSQNWASNVKNIVNATKIGGHKGILPKGKEVTKTTMTYKVPIPAVHKEKSEKPKELTSKKDTEVKSKTNKNYTKNAKTQQSVEAVDEKNEKEKTEKSIEDINSPQKGSLKRPSSTEVEFTDETVDKKRKTNEHGESTVKVHSVPVSKADFAVTCKSIESLKHVIEKIGEDTNEGEDKGPIVDQSNEKESSSETNVECSVPLFTPSVSHEVVSDFSKSEDALKSDNVQCETKEDQDASISGTVSPVTFSEEHLKSGNEVVSVSPDTEFSIPIDNTLEKSSNNIDQPNTKSSLTEVEEVVQESVGSKKMKEVCNLSTEFDNLLQVTPKKSEAVEGTTNLENNKIILNLDTNTTTTLKPETNTTVQTSDTAVQSSSLLPVSIVEDESKLAKTSKDEIPKASLSYNTENSFVPINNRADGLHSDLSNDIFASLQVPSSSHNSESISPTAAFLMAFPLVSSLNGKTEVLEEEMKEDFKYHSQTPPMLLQIGAMEPNSFKIKSSSPSHTIAEKRLKVTCEEKKNVNPPVSETVNSEIIVSVECSPTMKALPKVVNDEPLSEPYKIVQSVLPSLEKSASSNSFSHTTTYPTASVSATTSISTNTETGENCQSQLTTSLRNAITNTTTESIIASHIDTASSSNKTDQTTCPISSSTCDTSVRYTSSQDFLSSYSTVVDNNLNNLQQNSTVCNNETIQGVTSAGLMQNVAPDVSQASLVSHLANTTTTTNTSLRLQSMQMDYTSQMKDKDSHNSRVAYGVHDKDPLVDSNIVPNNRLNYSDHVDRVLPTSSQNMQPDYSIQSKDVSLPILSSQGMQTVYDSQPKDTHVLTTQQSTHQSYTVHEKDHIVQNSHNDYSVDQNKNLPRKNSISYSTGTGNANASNRNQSYSSKNSIPNSSENHFQRSYPKMNKDTDSSANNIVDQDAKLNNVLRSKQQESQDHRRDANYTSTKKIDVVPFAQTFSYGVKESINTQAEQNVLNTNNVFQGKRENTQNYSSYSNKDMKKINTSSSNTMSSKPLIQNVPVTRYSQQSTSFVVTSNYEPSTVTENHAKSTTTVAHNSSNFSILSWTTLSPVGGSGNNNLVQFEQGPSQTDNTEEKTICENYNYVPLHKENANFSNVLTNDVYSANSTVANIDKTRMKSGMEQQKQSFVDPSKARNIQANVPPSGKQNRIQNQSQAASGTNDYKFSTENKNKSKYGMESEYIQNGYSGMEQQQQQHGPKSHQSMPTKQDKAVYPMSTYDSQVNFDLPEVSTQMKYSVETYASSNFKYPDKSQQQNQNKYQSLVQGQIPSLQHDSVTYTNDGKHGQQQSATKSKGNQQQHAIRAPVNWMMTPEIKHNANIADIILPPIGKELDFCQNNLFAQTPSYNQGTPNQFYNNYDVAAHSFPNLPVLQSEPKRTSEVFYSEEQPFPWSPTKTSVHVEQTQPVKGIDQHIVPSSLPTLVGDLDLGTNIPEKQNFLFGQVPSRVPSDQSKDPTKDKEGNVTGRDFHTVLNSQTVQHPGAGPSFLSVSQLVEHEKAEKSHQQHHQQHHHHHHHHHHHAHQHQQQQQQQQQQQQQQQQQQQQQQQQQQQQARKHQRKSNASPRGNSKRQMDIRKQTSGNDQLHQRHEEQKSSAHTFSEQGYQQQQQKYQQNNVHWRSRNCKSNYTAEALIGTNSSVHDAIQDKHASIKFTTNYPQNKFQTSLPTADAVMPINYFSNADDGSGYGQMVNQNFNSYTYSSNTNIYPTSNFITSISNTPTSYMMPLHDNTDYMEANAFLLSNVATSSTATSSTTSTVTTSTSNVNTNTKNHQHYGKHQNCDKRTYSTNAKKGKRKGLDGTMQNLEFPLSGINSPLEDYHHSATFLPPPPPPHASPLYQNHPQANAYTKAMNGLPPPPSVAGPQGVPTVAAAGFPMNPNMPRGGIVSSNPMTMSHHPSGTSLTNFNLSTIFPEMNDKITGYKPPNGIPPGLSQPPNQSTAYAQRTNYPTNPLCHLPQVCLTDKKLNNLFKLKLNMCIFFRYQKEVNLLIAFLLLPLHLLLE from the exons ATGCTTCAAAGTACATCAAAGACCTCCATAGTCGCACTGACGAATTATTCTCTGCTCATGCTTCTGAAGCGCACA TTACTGTCGACGCTGTTGCGAGAGGCTGGAATCTCCGTACCTGCAGAACCGGCTCTCGAAAAGATATCTCCGTTAAAATGGtcaaataaaattaatgtagGAGATGCGGAGAAATATTTCAGTAAAATAGAAGAAA TAAAAAGTTCTGAAAATAGGAGGGAGAAGTCCGCTGACCTTAAAGTGCCTTCTAAGAGGAAATCAGTAAATTCTTCTCAATCGTCTAACAAAAAGTTGGTGCAAAAAGGTGATGCTTCTAAGAATATGAATAGTTCGATTGAAAATCAAGAAAATCGAGTAAACTGTGCAAACAGTAAGAATGACAATTCAGATACAACGGACAATGTATCAGAAACTGGATCAAAAGAACCAGAATGCTGCCAAACAAATACAA gTTCTGACGTAACAGCCCCTTGCCAACTGAATGGCAAAACGAATAATG CATTACAGAAAGCAGAGTCCcaaaaaaagataaagaaaaaagcaaaaaagaagGATGGAAAAAAATCTTTAACGCCATGTATAAATAACTCTGTTACTAATTTGACACCAAACACTCTCATACTGTCTGGCGGTAAATTAATGCCTTTGGTAACTCCTATGGCTTCGAACATAGTTGTAAATACTCAACAACAACCAGCAAATCCCATAATTCTTAGCAATACTCAGCAGAGTCAAATGATCGTCATGCAACCATTAACGAATCGTGTACAAAATTCTGTTGTCTCTATCTGCAATCAGGCTTTAATTAACACAGTACAAAAGGTCACGTTAAATACAGTTCCGAATATCCGTGCAAATATGGTTGTGGATTCACAAAATTGGGCATCTAACGTGAAGAACATAGTGAATGCGACGAAAATTGGCGGTCACAAAGGCATCCTACCCAAGGGCAAAGAAGTTACAAAAACGACGATGACGTACAAAGTTCCTATTCCGGCGGTTCACAAAGAAAAGTCAGAAAAACCAAAAGAACTGACGAGTAAAAAGGACACTGAAGTTAAATCTAAAACGAATAAGAATTATACAAAGAACGCTAAAACTCAACAGTCTGTAGAAGCAGTGGATgagaaaaacgagaaagaaaaaaccgAAAAAAGTATCGAAGATATAAATTCGCCACAAAAAGGATCACTTAAGCGTCCTTCAAGCACAGAAGTTGAATTTACCGATGAAACTGTTGATAAAAAACGAAAGACAAACGAACACGGTGAAAGTACCGTTAAAGTGCATTCAGTACCTGTCTCGAAAGCGGATTTCGCTGTGACTTGTAAATCTATCGAAAGTTTAAAACATGTAATAGAGAAGATAGGCGAGGACACGAATGAAGGTGAAGACAAAGGTCCTATTGTGGATCAGTCAAATGAAAAAGAATCCTCTTCCGAAACAAACGTAGAATGTTCAGTTCCATTGTTTACTCCTAGTGTTAGCCATGAGGTTGTTTCTGATTTTTCAAAGTCAGAAGATGCTTTAAAGTCGGACAATGTGCAATGTGAAACCAAGGAAGATCAGGATGCATCAATTTCAGGTACCGTGTCACCGGTTACTTTCTCAGAGGAGCATTTAAAATCTGGCAACGAAGTTGTATCAGTTTCTCCGGACACTGAGTTCAGTATTCCTATCGACAATACACTGGAAAAGTCAAGTAATAATATTGATCAGCCTAATACCAAGTCATCCTTAACGGAAGTTGAAGAGGTCGTTCAAGAATCTGTAGGATCTAAGAAAATGAAAGAAGTGTGCAATCTTAGCACTGAGTTCGACAATCTATTACAAGTAACACCTAAAAAATCAGAAGCTGTTGAAGGCACAACGAACTTAGAAAACAATAAAATCATTTTAAATCTTGACACGAATACCACGACGACGTTGAAACCGGAAACAAATACGACGGTACAGACATCCGACACCGCAGTACAGTCGTCATCGTTACTTCCAGTTAGTATAGTGGAGGACGAGTCCAAGTTAGCTAAGACATCAAAGGATGAGATACCAAAAGCATCACTGTCGTACAACACAGAGAATTCTTTTGTGCCTATCAATAACAGAGCCGATGGTCTTCACTCGGACCTCTCGAACGACATATTTGCTTCTCTTCAAGTTCCTTCTAGCTCGCACAATTCTGAGTCAATATCTCCTACTGCAGCGTTCCTAATGGCATTCCCTTTGGTCTCCTCATTGAACGGTAAAACTGAGGTTCTGGAGGAGGAAATGAAAGAAGACTTTAAGTATCACAGTCAAACTCCGCCCATGCTTCTACAAATTGGAGCAATGGAACCCAATAGTTTCAAAATAAAATCCTCATCACCATCACATACGATTGCAGAGAAACGTTTGAAGGTGACAtgtgaggagaaaaaaaatgtaaatccgCCTGTAAGTGAGACAGTAAATTCGGAGATTATCGTTTCCGTGGAATGCAGTCCAACCATGAAGGCGTTACCCAAGGTCGTGAACGATGAACCCCTCAGTGAACCTTACAAGATCGTCCAGAGTGTATTGCCCTCTTTGGAAAAATCTGCTTCTTCAAATTCCTTCTCCCACACGACTACCTACCCTACCGCGAGCGTGTCAGCCACTACTTCGATCAGTACTAATACAGAAACAGGAGAAAATTGTCAGAGTCAGCTCACGACCAGCCTACGAAACGCGATCACCAATACGACCACTGAAAGTATCATTGCTTCTCACATTGACACTGCCTCCAGCTCGAATAAAACGGACCAGACCACTTGTCCAATTTCATCTTCAACTTGTGACACCAGTGTTCGCTATACCTCCTCCCAAGACTTTCTGTCAAGCTACTCAACAGTTGTCGATAACAATTTAAACAATCTACAACAGAATTCAACTGTCTGTAACAATGAAACTATTCAAGGCGTGACTTCTGCTGGACTTATGCAGAATGTAGCACCTGACGTGTCTCAGGCATCCCTGGTTTCCCATTTGGCCaatacaacaacaacaacaaatacTTCGTTGCGATTGCAGTCCATGCAGATGGATTATACGTCCCAGATGAAGGATAAAGATTCTCACAATTCTCGTGTTGCTTATGGGGTTCATGACAAAGATCCTTTAGTGGATTCCAACATTGTACCCAACAATCGCCTCAATTATAGTGATCATGTTGACAGAGTTCTTCCTACTTCCTCTCAGAACATGCAACCGGACTATTCTATACAGTCCAAAGATGTATCtcttcctattctttcttcccaAGGTATGCAAACTGTTTATGACTCACAACCTAAAGACACTCATGTCCTAACTACTCAACAAAGCACTCACCAGTCCTACACAGTTCATGAAAAGGATCATATTGTTCAGAACTCTCATAATGATTACTCTGTAGATCAGAACAAGAATTTGCCTCGAAAGAATTCTATATCTTATTCTACAGGAACTGGTAATGCAAATGCATCCAATAGGAATCAGAGCTATTCTTCGAAAAACTCAATACCCAACTCATCTGAGAATCATTTCCAACGCAGTTATCCCAAAATGAATAAGGATACTGACTCTTCTGCCAATAATATTGTAGACCAGGATGCAAAATTGAATAATGTTTTGAGGTCAAAGCAGCAGGAATCACAGGACCATAGACGTGACGCAAATTACACTTCTACAAAGAAGATAGATGTTGTTCCGTTTGCTCAGACATTTTCCTATGGAGTGAAAGAGTCTATAAATACACAGGCTGAACAAAATGTGCTGAATACCAATAACGTATTTCAAGGAAAGCGAGAGAATACTCAGAATTACAGTTCTTATTCTAACAAGGACATGAAAAAGATTAATACCAGTTCTTCAAATACTATGAGTAGTAAACCTCTGATTCAAAATGTGCCTGTAACACGATACTCACAGCAATCAACGTCTTTTGTCGTCACGTCCAACTATGAGCCGAGTACCGTCACTGAGAATCACGCGAAGTCGACAACCACGGTTGCTCACAATTCTTCCAACTTTAGCATTTTATCTTGGACTACTTTGTCACCTGTTGGCGGAAGTGGTAACAATAATTTGGTACAATTCGAGCAAGGACCGAGTCAAACGGACAACACAGAGGAAAAAACTAtctgtgaaaattataattacgtTCCTTTGCACAAGGAAAATGCAAACTTTTCTAATGTATTGACGAACGACGTTTATTCAGCTAATTCGACTGTGGCTAATATTGACAAAACGAGGATGAAATCTGGTATGGAACAGCAAAAGCAATCATTCGTTGATCCCTCGAAAGCAAGAAATATTCAGGCAAACGTCCCTCCATCTGGAAAACAGAATCGCATACAAAATCAAAGCCAAGCAGCATCCGGTACTAATGATTATAAGTTTAGCACGGAAAATAAAAACAAGTCCAAGTATGGTATGGAGTCAGAGTATATTCAAAATGGGTATTCTGGAATggaacagcagcaacaacaacatggACCAAAAAGCCATCAGTCTATGCCTACAAAACAGGACAAAGCTGTGTATCCAATGTCCACTTATGACTCTCAAGTGAACTTTGACCTGCCTGAAGTTAGTACACAAATGAAGTATTCTGTGGAGACCTATGCTAGTTCGAATTTCAAGTATCCCGACAAATCGCAGCAGCAGAATCAAAATAAGTATCAGTCTTTGGTTCAAGGGCAAATTCCCTCTCTTCAACATGATAGTGTTACATATACTAACGATGGTAAACATGGACAACAGCAAAGTGCTACAAAGTCGAAAGGAAACCAACAACAGCATGCTATCAGAGCTCCTGTAAACTGGATGATGACACCAGAGATTAAACACAATGCAAACATTGCTGACATTATTTTACCACCAATTGGCAAGGAACTTGATTTTTGTCAGAACAATTTGTTTGCTCAGACTCCCTCATACAATCAAGGCACACCAAATCAATTTTATAACAACTACGATGTGGCTGCCCATAGCTTCCCGAATTTACCAGTTCTTCAAAGCGAACCGAAAAGAACGTCAGAGGTATTTTACTCTGAGGAACAACCATTTCCTTGGTCTCCCACAAAAACCAGTGTTCATGTGGAACAAACTCAACCAGTTAAGGGTATAGATCAGCATATTGTTCCCTCTAGTCTTCCAACTCTGGTCGGTGATTTGGATTTAGGTACCAATATACCTGAAAAACAGAATTTCTTATTTGGTCAAGTACCATCGAGAGTTCCATCTGATCAGAGTAAAGACCCTACCAAAGATAAAGAAGGAAATGTCACGGGTCGTGATTTTCATACTGTATTAAATAGTCAGACTGTTCAACATCCAGGAGCTGGGCCTTCTTTCCTTTCTGTAAGCCAACTGGTCGAACATGAGAAAGCTGAGAAGTCACACCAACAACACCATCAAcaacatcatcatcatcatcaccaccaccatcatcatGCTCATCAGcatcagcagcaacagcaacagcagcaacaacaacaacaacaacagcagcagcagcaacaacaacagcagcagcagcagcaacaacaggcTAGAAAACATCAGAGAAAAAGTAATGCTAGTCCTAGGGGAAATAGTAAACGACAAATGGACATACGAAAACAAACTTCAGGTAATGATCAGTTACATCAGAGGCACGAAGAACAAAAATCTTCTGCTCACACCTTCTCAGAACAGGGAtaccaacagcagcagcagaaaTACCAACAGAATAATGTTCACTGGAGAAGCAGGAATTGCAAGAGCAATTATACTGCAGAAGCATTGATAGGAACCAATAGCAGTGTTCATGATGCAATCCAAGATAAACATGCCTCCATAAAGTTTACCACCAACTATCCTCAGAACAAATTTCAAACTAGCCTGCCTACTGCAGATGCAGTTATGccgattaattatttttcaaacgcgGATGACGGAAGTGGTTATGGACAGATGGTCAATCAGAACTTCAACTCGTACACGTACTCTTCCAACACAAATATCTATCCTACTTCGAATTTTATAACCAGCATATCGAATACTCCCACCAGCTACATGATGCCACTGCACGATAACACCGATTATATGGAAGCAAATGCCTTTCTTCTGTCGAATGTGGCAACCTCCTCGACTGCCACTTCGTCGACCACATCCACTGTGACAACTTCAACTTCCAATGTAAATACCAACACGAAGAACCACCAGCATTATGGGAAAcaccagaactgtgacaaaCGGACATATTCAACAAACGCGAAGAAAGGGAAGAGGAAAGGTCTGGATGGAACTATGCAGAATTTGGAGTTCCCTCTTTCTGGCATTAATTCACCCCTTGAAGATTATCATCACTCTGCCACGTTCTTACCACCACCCCCGCCACCACATGCTAGCCCGCTTTATCAAAATCATCCACAGGCAAACGCGTATACGAAAGCAATGAATGGTTTACCACCACCACCTTCAGTGGCTGGTCCGCAAGGCGTGCCCACGGTAGCAGCGGCTGGTTTTCCAATGAATCCAAACATGCCAAGAGGAGGAATCGTTTCCAGCAATCCAATGACCATGAGTCATCATCCCTCAGGCACTAGTCTTACCAACTTCAATTTGAGTACTATATTCCCTGAGATGAACGATAAA atAACTGGATATAAACCACCGAATGGTATACCACCTGGTTTGTCGCAGCCACCAAACCAATCCACAGCTTATGCGCAGAGAACCAATTACCCAACAAACCCTCTCTGTCATTTGCCACAGGTTTGTCTTACAgacaaaaaattgaataatctgtttaaattaaaattaaacatgtgtattttctttagGTATCAGAAGGAAGTCAATTTGCTAATAGcgttcctcctcctccccctccacctcctcctggaGTAA